CGACAATATctctaagatactgaaaatttaatacggacgaccccttttgccggccccttacactaaattggatacctcaaatcgattgcacgtcactcaaaactatcgtgtaccaattttcatctgaatacgatgtataataacgtcaatatcgcaaaaacaacgaacagttaatatagacgacccctttggctgtccccttacacaaaatttgacacctgaaatagattactcgtctttcaaaacactcatgtgcaaattttcaacacaatccgacgaaaactaacgtcaatattttcagaaggggtcatccaaaaatctgaaaacatttttcatccttcctggtcctaatgagtatccatgccaaatttaagctctctagctcttaagacggctgagtctatagaggacaaacaaacaaacaaacaaacaaaaaaaaacatacagaaattgctttttatatatatagactagctgatcccatacgaactccgtttcgctttcaacttggaatatgtcaagaacagtttgcatgaaagtcaattgccaagcattttccagatgcacttttgaattcattgttaagtaataattgcaaaaatcaggaatgaattgaccgtgccaaaaaaaacccgtgtataaatttcgactcaatcgttgcataacaacgcaattattgccacaAATtaaaacccctttcggtggcttcttatacaatatttgatatctgaaatcgatttcccttccctcaaaactcccgtgtgccaattttcaaagtaatccgttgcataataatgtcaatattgctaaaaacagtgaataattaatctatatggacgatccctttcgtcgacccctggcaaaatatttgacatctgaattCGATTGCCTGTCCCTGAAGACtgccgtgtgcaaattttcatcccaatccgatgtcaaataacgacgatattgcaaaaatattgaaaggttaatatggacgaccccctttgccggccccgtacactgaatttaatacctgaaatcctcgtctctcaaaactctcgtgtaccaattttcatctgaatccgttgtataataacgacaatatcgcatcaacagtgaatagtaaatatggacgacccctttggccgacccctgattttagtttggataagtgaaatcagttgtttgtccctaataactcttacgtgcaaattttcatcccaatccgatgtataaaaacgtcaatatcactaaaatactgaaaatttaatatggacgacccctttcgccggccccttacactgaatttgatacctcaaatcgattgcacgtcactcaaaactatcgtgtaccaattttcatctgaatatgatgtataataacgtcaatatcgcaaaaacagcgaacagttaatatggacgacccctttggacgataccttacacataatttgacatctgaaatcgatttctcgtcttttaaaacactcatgtgcaaattttcatcacgatccgataaaaataacgttaatatcgcgaaaacaatatttgtcttgtatggacgacccccttcgaaaggggtcatccgaaaatctaaaaacatttttcatccttcctggtcctaatgagcatccatgccaaatttcagacctctagctcttaagacggctgcgtctatagaggacaaacaaacaaacaaacaaacaaacatacagaaattgctttatatatatatatagattttgtgTCAtctgtatccaaatataattaaTAGACTgcaagaaaggctacaatccactgttaagtgtattaaatcgggtttttaaccAAACTAACCAGTCAGGCAATTATGCGAGATTGGtggggtggctccagagagtatgtTGAATATGTTGGATATTGTATTCAATCTGCTaatcatattaaaaataaaataagtatcTATAATATTTTCTGTTGTGTTTGTAAAAAATGTGATGTTTAGATTGTTTGGACTCCTTTTTGAGAAAATTCCTCATTCTCAATCGAAACTCTGAAACTATATGTTATCTTTACTGTAATACTTCTCATGATttgtattttcattcaaaaaaaaactcacctcAACGATGACACGCTCGAAGGTGTAGGTCTGGCCGAAGAAAAGTATGCTCGTGGGAATCAAGTTCAGTGTATTCAAGAAAAACGTCATATGTAGACCATGTTCTTCGATAAGAAGTGCTGTCGTGTAAAATATTATTGCACAGTTGAAAAACATAATCAGCGTCGATAACATGAAACAAAGCCCGAAAATATCGGATAGTTGTTGCCTAACTTTCACCAACAGATCAAAAAGTCTCGAGCATCGCCACAGAACTTTTCGCACCAGGTGCTCAGATTTGGTCGATTGTTGCTGGACAATATTGCTTAGAATACTATATCGATGTACGATCATTTCTCCAAAACCTTGCACGAATAAAAGTTGTATAAAAAAGTGGAACTCGACGAAAATCGCACAAGTTAGCAAGATTCGCGTataaaaacctttttgaagTTCTATTATAGCGTAAATAttgatcgaaaaaataaaagaataacaTATAAGGATGAACGCAAAATGTTTCCTCAATATCTTAACGTTCATGGGCATCTCTTTTATTTCGGAAAATTTTCCCATTTCTTGATctattctgatgatatttttgatcaatttaaatATCTTTGCCCGTTTTATCAAGAATATCACATTTGTGAATCCCGAAAATAACGTGGTAGAACCATAGCGTAAGATAGTGATCAAATGAATTAGATTATTCTTAAATACGTCAAAATTCAGGCGAACTATCATAATTCCAGCATATCCGGTAACACAGGATATCGCAGCAGGtacaatgaaatttttaaccaCGTCATCGTAATAAACAACCGGAGCACCGTTGACAACTTTGAAGCGAATACAGGACAccaaaaaacgattaaaaatgttcaacactTCCAAATCGGACATAATCGGCTGGCTCCAAGAGATTTTCAGAAAGTTTGTTATTGCGAAGCTTCTCATTTAGGATTTTTTGTATCGAGCAAGGAGGACAAAAAATTGATGACTAACTGTTTAAGTATTTACCAGATAAATGAGTGAATGATCGATCTGCGGGGCTTCTGTCAGCTAAATTATTCAACCCATTAAGCTATTTTTAAACATTCGTTGGAACTGAATGTCCGTTACCAAAGTACGTTTACTATTATCTTTAGTGTCAATCAAATGCAGGAATATATATTTTCCAATTGATTTGTGATCAATGGGTTACTTAACATATTCCGGaccaaaaacgagatatctcacCGCGTGTATGTTACATTTAGATTAAGGTCGCCAGAATTGCAGCAcgggccggacaaacccgggcaatttcaaaactcagaaattactctacaaaaataaagaaaaagaaattgaaaaaaataatttcatcaaaactcatcggcagattttaaatcttattttaggCTACCTAAATacctttcatgaatatttttataacaggggagatgagggcataacgagcacccagggcataatgagcactccttttttctacataagtacgtattttctttaacaaattttcataaggacttgtttcgtactacccatagtattattttttcaccaaaaaagaaatatccttttcatctttacagaaatattaaataataaccagctaggttctcaagtgacgaaaatattataatttttgagcaccaccaaataagcttttatgacctttaaatcgtcttgatctgaaatgtacgcactgcaacatgatctacacattgtttctcaattttcaacatcataaaatttttgatttttcactttaatcaacacagcaaaaaaatgtaacgctGGATGATGTAATTTCTGGAGACGACGTAGTGTTAGGGCTTTCTGTTGTTATAATACATCTGAACGACGTACGCGAATGCGAACATGTCGtgtagtgtaatatcacaaccttctatgtgatttcgcatcaagtagtcaatgttttcctcaATTGACGTACAAAAGTTGtcatttcaaaaagtaagaaacggattacggacctcagctgtattttttttttctttatttgagaggttttcagccacaggctggttcgcctctagaagatttaaaattcgTACAAAAGGATTACAATTCGTCGTAAATACAcgattcttttaaaaaacttaataatttttcttcgtTTGCTGGGTCATTTGATAGTGCGTTGCGGATAGATTTATCGATGTCATGTGATTCTCTGATACCATGGAGACCGGGACATTCTACGATGATGTGTTCCACATTCAATCTACAGTTACAGTGCTCACAATTTGGGACGGCTCCTCCTTCAATGGTATGACGATGAGTTAGCCTTGTGTGTCCTACTCTTAGCCTTGACAAAACGATTTGCTCTTGTCTAATTTCTCGGTCGTTCCAGATGAAAGGTTCCCCTTTGATTTTGGCCAATGCTAGGTTTCTGTTCGTTCGCCAGGTGTTCAGCCatgtttcccaaattttgtttttgacccACAGATGTAGGTCCGAAGCAGGAATATTGATAGGATCTGATTCTTCATCACGGCCGAGTGCAGCTAACTTGTCCGCTTCTTCATTGCCACGAATACCAGAGTGACCTGGTATCCAGCAGAAAGATACATTTGTTGGATGGAGTTTTTGAATTCTTTGAATCCAAGGGTGTCGATTTTTTGGATTCTGCAAAGCACTTAACGCGCTGGCAGAGTCGGTAAAAATAACAGCGTTTCCAGAAGATGTGATATGACGCAAAGCTAGTAGTAAAGCGGCTACTTCAGCAGAAAAAACAGTGACTTGTCCGGGTAGGTTTTTTGCGATTGCCACAGAGGGACCTAAAAATCCGACTCCgactttttctgacaatttagAACCATCAGtgaagtatttttcaaaaaaagaagtAGTTCCTCTCGATTAAGGAGTTGTAGTGTGCCTTCCTCTTAGGGTCTCCGGCGCGTATCTTCTTCTTGATTTCCAGCTCTACCTTTAAGTTACCTGCGTTCCATCGTTGATCGCCAATTCGCTCTAGACGTTCTGTACTTGGCAGTTCCAACCTCGTATATTTACGAAAAATTTCTGTAGCTTTGTTGTACAAAGTATGTTCGCTTTGGTTCACAAGTGACTTTTCAGCTATACTGATCGCCTTCTTGATTGTATGAAGGGCCACTATCATATGAAAAGGTAGAACACCAGCTTCTGCACAAGCAGCAAGTGCTGGGGAGCTGGGTAATAAACCACTGGCACTTCTAATCATAGTGTTGTAGACTGGACTCAAAATATCAATGAGTTTATCAAAAGCACCACTTGTGATCTCCAGCCCATAGAGTAGCCTGCTTGTAACTAcacagtttccgatccttatcAGCGTTCGACGATTGTTCAAATTATGGCGCTTGCTGATCGTCTTTATCAGCCTTGAGCGGCTTGCAATTTCATGTTTTACTCGTTTGCAGTGCggttcaaaacaaaatctgcGATCAAGCGTTATTCCGAGTATTTTCGGTTCTTTTCGGTATGGGATTTCTTTGTTTTCGAGCTCTATTTTGTACTTCCATGGATGGTGATTTTCCAAGCAAATGTGGCTTCTTATACATTTCTCGGCTGACATGGAAAATCCCACAGATTTTGACCACTCTGATATGCGATTGACTGCCAGTTGTATTTTACGACGatttatttttaagctttttcccGTGACGATAATTATAATATCGTCGGCGTATACAAATACATGAATTACTTTATTCAAAACTGCAAAAAGTGAGTTCATTGCAATCAAAAAGAGAGTAACTGCCAACACGGATCCTTGTGGTACCCCGTTCTCTTCGTGTTTGATTGATGACTTGGTATCTCCGACGATTACTTGAAAAGTTCGATCAGACATGAAATTACAGATGAATTTTCCAAGGCGGCCATCTATTCCCCAAGATTTCAGTTGCATAAGGATACCCATTTTCCAAGTTCGGTTATAAGCTTTGGatatcacttccatctgtaccgttgagccgtcaacacgtacgccggagcatcgtatcgttgctgtgtacctgcaggaacattttacattatttattttttccttacctgtatttcaatcagcacttttcagtgctaaaattattttcattttcttttattcatattttctcttttctttccagcatggggaagtcttcggccggctcaagggccggaagaaaacggattgctgaacctaatccagggccatctgccaaaaaagttgaaatttccaattcattcgatgtccttcataacatcggtgatgaggaaatattcatatttaattctgataagagtactaagaaaccttcttcttcttatactcttaaaaacgaaaagattccaccaataacggtcacgattcctgacttcaatgcctttcgaaaagaaatcgtcacttccgtcaaggatgtgaagatttcttttcagatcggtcgaaggggaactgctcgtatattggcgaaatcttttaatgattttcaaaaggttttaaattatttgaataataaaaaacaccaattttttacgtacgacactagaaatgatcgtccatttaaagttgtacttcgtggtctcactggcgatcagacaccggatgagatcacagctgaattaaattctttgttaggtttttctccaattcaagtaattcaattgaggaaaagaaccaacacgaataatatcagtagtgttggttttgctcctgaactttatttgatccattttaaaaaggatcaggttaataatttgaaaattttggaaaaggctcgtcttatgtttcattgtcgagtcaaattcgaaccttttcgtaaatcttctaccaattttcttcgaaatattacgcaatgtcgtcgttgtcaagctttttgtcatggcactaaaaattgtagaatgaatgccagatgcatgttttgcggctcattcgatcatgaaaaatctaaatgcctttttggtggtgataagccaaaaacagaattttttaagtgtgcaaattgcgcaggtaatcattcctcgaattcgctagactgtcccatcagggcaaaaattattgcttctaggaaaaatcccaaagtttccagaaaagtttcttctcctccttcctctttttcgtcttcacacgtcgggctggcaaacaacctgcctgttcgcattcagcctcggtctacattggaatcacggc
This sequence is a window from Uranotaenia lowii strain MFRU-FL chromosome 3, ASM2978415v1, whole genome shotgun sequence. Protein-coding genes within it:
- the LOC129752541 gene encoding uncharacterized protein LOC129752541, which produces MSDLEVLNIFNRFLVSCIRFKVVNGAPVVYYDDVVKNFIVPAAISCVTGYAGIMIVRLNFDVFKNNLIHLITILRYELQKGFYTRILLTCAIFVEFHFFIQLLFVQGFGEMIVHRYSILSNIVQQQSTKSEHLVRKVLWRCSRLFDLLVKVRQQLSDIFGLCFMLSTLIMFFNCAIIFYTTALLIEEHGLHMTFFLNTLNLIPTSILFFGQTYTFERVIVEIPCNLFFAAKDDFSVPEHVHTQKVSKLANEFLVWQIICTCGKRSARFVIQDTLNGP